The following are encoded together in the Schistocerca americana isolate TAMUIC-IGC-003095 chromosome 6, iqSchAmer2.1, whole genome shotgun sequence genome:
- the LOC124620311 gene encoding uncharacterized protein LOC124620311, with product MDVLVKEVKKEVPWNMMFADDVVLCEQSIDRLEEMLEDWRKAPEERGMKISRTKSEYLALKDVQMRSCKIQDDELKSVCKFKYLGLYIQSNRGLESKIQHQIKCGWNNWRKISGVLCDKKVSIGLKGKVYKSVVRPPMIYGQRHGQS from the coding sequence atggatgtgctggtgaaagaagTGAAGAAGGAGGTGCCATGGAacatgatgtttgcggatgatgtggttctttgtgagcagagcattgacagacttgaggaaatgctggaggattggaggaaggcaccagaagaaagagggatgaaaatcagcaggacaaagtcagaatatttagcactgaaggacgtccagatgaggtcttgcaagatccaggatgatgagctgaaatcggtctgcaaatttaaatacctggggttgTACATACAGAGCAATAGAGGACTAGAAAGCAAGATACAACACCAAATAAAAtgtggttggaacaactggaggaaaataagtggagtgttgtgtgacaagaaggtgagcattgggttgaaagggaaagtgtacaagtcggtggtaaggcctccTATGATATacgggcagagacatggccaatcatag